In a single window of the Limnohabitans sp. 2KL-27 genome:
- a CDS encoding enoyl-CoA hydratase family protein, with translation MSPRYLPGQPHQLPRHNQPMAGYQPEHFLLAVKDGVATVSLNRPERKNPLSFDSYAELRDFFRALPYATDIHAVVITGEGGNFCSGGDVHEIIGPLTKLDMPGLLAFTRMTGDLVKAMRACPQPIIAAIDGVCAGAGAILAMASDLRYGTERSKTYFLFNKVGLAGCDMGACALLPRIIGQGRASELLFTGRGLGALEAERWGFYNRVCEADTVLGDAQAIAAQLVAGPTFANGITKKMLQQEWNMGVDEAIEAEAQAQAICMATNDFHRAYHAFVAKQTPVFEGD, from the coding sequence ATGAGCCCACGCTACCTGCCCGGCCAGCCCCACCAGCTGCCCCGTCACAACCAGCCCATGGCGGGCTACCAGCCCGAGCATTTCTTGCTGGCCGTCAAAGACGGTGTGGCCACGGTGAGCCTGAACCGCCCCGAGCGAAAGAATCCGCTGTCGTTTGACTCTTACGCCGAGCTGCGTGACTTCTTTCGCGCATTGCCCTACGCAACCGACATCCACGCCGTGGTCATCACGGGCGAGGGCGGCAACTTTTGCTCCGGTGGCGATGTGCACGAAATCATCGGGCCACTGACAAAACTCGACATGCCGGGCCTGCTGGCCTTCACCCGCATGACGGGCGACTTGGTCAAGGCCATGCGTGCTTGCCCGCAACCCATCATCGCGGCGATCGACGGTGTGTGCGCGGGCGCAGGCGCGATACTGGCCATGGCCTCAGACCTGCGCTACGGAACCGAGCGCAGCAAGACTTATTTCCTGTTCAACAAAGTCGGCTTGGCCGGTTGCGACATGGGCGCTTGCGCATTGCTGCCGCGCATCATCGGCCAAGGCCGTGCGAGCGAGCTGCTCTTCACCGGACGCGGCTTGGGCGCACTGGAGGCCGAGCGCTGGGGTTTTTACAACCGCGTGTGCGAGGCAGACACCGTGTTGGGCGATGCACAAGCCATCGCCGCCCAGCTGGTGGCAGGCCCCACCTTTGCCAACGGCATCACCAAAAAAATGCTGCAGCAAGAATGGAACATGGGCGTGGACGAAGCCATTGAGGCCGAAGCCCAGGCCCAAGCCATCTGCATGGCCACCAACGACTTCCACCGGGCGTACCACGCCTTTGTGGCCAAGCAAACGCCCGTTTTTGAAGGGGACTGA
- a CDS encoding AMP-binding protein gives MLPSSHNDTFARDRLPPKDQLPVFMADRPELDYPDQINCAVELVDRHVQEGRGDRIALHGVSDFNKGGGDFSWTYAQLQDKSNRIAQVLTQDMGLVPGNRILLRGGNSPMMAACLLGALKAGLVAVPTMPLLRAGELAQIIDKAQVSAALCDSLLGDELQHCMTAGHASHMAHLKQVVHFRSDAPDGLEQRMARQTGAYTAHPTSRDDVCLIAFTSGTTGQPKGTMHFHRDVLAMCDLFPRHILQMNETDVVCGTPPIAFTFGLGGLLAFPLRFGASTVLLEKHTPETLMQTIAKYRATQCYTAPTMYRQMATLAKGIDLSSLKHPVSAGEALPDATRQLWRQATGIEMTDGIGGTEVIHIYISSAGAQVRAGNIGQVVPGYVAQIVGDDMQAVPPGTVGRLAVRGPTGCKYLADPRQQDYVKDGWNLPGDTFVMDADGYFSYQARNDDMIISAGYNIAGPEVEGALLQHPAVSECGVVGMPDEDRGHIVQACVVLKPGHTGDAAMEKALQEHVKQTIAPFKYPRKVVFLDALPRTETGKLQRFKLRQLR, from the coding sequence CTGCTGCCCAGCAGCCACAACGACACCTTTGCGCGTGACCGGCTGCCGCCCAAAGACCAGCTGCCCGTGTTCATGGCGGATCGGCCCGAGTTGGACTACCCGGACCAGATCAACTGCGCTGTGGAGTTGGTGGACCGGCATGTGCAAGAGGGCCGGGGCGACCGCATCGCGCTGCATGGCGTGAGCGACTTCAACAAGGGGGGCGGCGACTTCAGCTGGACGTATGCACAGTTGCAAGACAAGAGCAACCGCATCGCCCAGGTGCTGACACAAGACATGGGCCTCGTGCCCGGCAACCGCATCTTGCTGCGCGGCGGCAACAGCCCCATGATGGCTGCTTGCTTGTTGGGCGCGCTCAAGGCGGGCCTGGTGGCGGTGCCCACCATGCCGCTGCTGCGTGCGGGCGAGTTGGCCCAGATCATCGACAAAGCGCAGGTCAGCGCCGCGCTGTGCGACAGCTTGCTGGGCGATGAACTGCAGCACTGCATGACGGCTGGCCACGCCAGCCACATGGCCCATTTGAAGCAGGTGGTGCATTTCCGCAGTGACGCTCCCGATGGCTTGGAGCAGCGCATGGCGCGGCAAACTGGCGCGTACACCGCCCACCCCACCAGCCGCGACGACGTGTGCCTGATTGCATTCACCAGCGGCACCACGGGCCAACCCAAGGGCACTATGCACTTCCACCGCGATGTGCTGGCCATGTGCGATTTGTTCCCGCGCCACATCTTGCAGATGAACGAGACCGATGTGGTGTGCGGCACGCCGCCGATTGCCTTCACCTTCGGCTTGGGTGGTTTGCTGGCGTTCCCGCTGCGCTTTGGCGCCAGCACCGTGCTGCTCGAAAAGCACACGCCCGAGACCTTGATGCAGACCATTGCCAAGTACCGCGCCACGCAGTGCTACACCGCGCCCACGATGTACCGCCAGATGGCGACGCTGGCCAAAGGCATTGACCTGTCGAGCCTCAAGCACCCCGTCTCGGCAGGCGAGGCCTTGCCCGACGCCACCCGCCAGCTGTGGAGGCAGGCCACGGGCATTGAGATGACCGATGGCATTGGCGGCACCGAAGTGATCCACATCTACATCTCGAGCGCCGGCGCTCAGGTGCGGGCGGGCAACATTGGCCAGGTGGTGCCCGGCTATGTGGCGCAGATCGTGGGCGATGACATGCAAGCCGTGCCGCCCGGCACCGTGGGGCGGCTCGCGGTGCGCGGCCCCACAGGCTGCAAATACCTGGCCGACCCGCGCCAGCAAGACTATGTGAAAGACGGTTGGAACCTGCCCGGCGACACCTTCGTCATGGACGCCGACGGCTACTTCAGCTACCAGGCGCGCAACGACGACATGATCATTTCGGCGGGCTACAACATCGCAGGCCCCGAGGTGGAAGGCGCTTTGCTGCAACACCCGGCCGTGTCTGAGTGCGGCGTGGTCGGCATGCCCGACGAAGACCGTGGGCACATCGTGCAGGCCTGTGTGGTGCTCAAGCCCGGCCACACGGGTGATGCGGCGATGGAAAAAGCCTTGCAAGAGCACGTCAAGCAAACCATCGCCCCATTCAAGTACCCGCGCAAGGTGGTCTTTTTGGACGCCTTGCCCCGCACCGAAACCGGCAAACTGCAGCGCTTCAAGCTGCGTCAACTGCGCTGA
- a CDS encoding MarR family winged helix-turn-helix transcriptional regulator, with translation MSARQDTDMEVRAHADHHASLRLWLRLLSATTRIEDTIRQRLREQFDITLPRFDLMAQLEREPHGLSMSELSRRMMVTGGNVTSIVDQLEKEQLVQRQMQASDRRSFTVSLTEAGRTAFAAMAQAHEGWVVELLSPLAEREQTQLHQLLGTLKSGTRTQ, from the coding sequence ATGAGCGCACGACAAGACACCGATATGGAAGTGCGGGCCCATGCCGATCACCATGCCTCGCTGCGCCTGTGGTTGCGCTTGTTGTCGGCCACCACCCGCATCGAAGACACCATCCGCCAGCGCCTGCGCGAGCAGTTTGACATCACGCTGCCGCGTTTTGACCTGATGGCCCAGTTGGAGCGTGAGCCGCACGGCCTGTCGATGAGCGAGCTGTCGCGCCGCATGATGGTCACGGGCGGCAACGTCACCAGCATCGTGGACCAGCTGGAAAAAGAACAACTGGTGCAGCGGCAAATGCAGGCCAGCGACCGCCGCTCTTTCACCGTCAGCTTGACCGAGGCAGGGCGTACCGCATTTGCCGCCATGGCCCAGGCCCACGAAGGCTGGGTGGTCGAGCTGCTGTCGCCATTGGCAGAGCGAGAACAAACACAGTTGCACCAACTGCTGGGCACCTTGAAGTCCGGCACCCGAACACAATAA
- a CDS encoding alpha/beta fold hydrolase: MNAPAFTDVGLPTQPAVVFLHGVGGGRHGWTAQQAHVAALGWRSLAWDMPGYGDSPMVTPYDFAHLALTLWQMLDAAHIDQAVLVGHSMGAMVALQAWTQKPERIRGLLLAASSPAFGNSDGDFQKQFLAQRLAPLESGKTMGDIADKLIPTMAAPGGDATQLNPAHQSMSAVPAATYRAALHALVQFEQRAALPTISVPVLCLAAEHDRTAPPIVMERMAQKIPGARYACLAGAGHLLHYEQPKAFNAELEKFLKDVKP, translated from the coding sequence ATGAACGCACCAGCCTTTACGGATGTGGGCTTGCCCACGCAACCCGCTGTGGTGTTTTTGCACGGCGTGGGCGGTGGCCGACACGGCTGGACAGCACAACAAGCGCATGTGGCCGCTCTGGGCTGGCGCAGCTTGGCCTGGGACATGCCCGGTTATGGCGACAGCCCCATGGTCACCCCCTATGACTTTGCGCACTTGGCGCTAACCCTCTGGCAGATGCTGGACGCGGCGCACATCGACCAAGCTGTGTTGGTGGGCCACAGCATGGGGGCCATGGTCGCCCTGCAAGCCTGGACGCAAAAACCTGAGCGCATCCGTGGCCTGCTGCTGGCCGCCAGCAGCCCGGCTTTTGGCAACAGCGACGGTGACTTTCAAAAGCAATTTTTGGCGCAGCGCCTGGCCCCGCTGGAATCGGGCAAAACCATGGGCGACATTGCCGACAAGTTGATCCCCACCATGGCGGCACCCGGTGGCGATGCAACCCAGTTGAACCCTGCGCACCAAAGCATGTCGGCCGTGCCGGCCGCCACCTACCGCGCCGCGCTGCATGCGCTGGTGCAGTTTGAGCAACGCGCTGCTCTGCCCACCATCAGCGTGCCCGTGCTGTGCCTGGCCGCAGAGCATGACCGCACCGCACCGCCTATCGTGATGGAGCGCATGGCGCAAAAGATCCCCGGTGCGCGCTACGCCTGCCTGGCCGGGGCAGGGCATTTGCTGCATTACGAACAGCCCAAGGCGTTCAACGCCGAACTTGAAAAATTCCTGAAGGACGTGAAACCATGA
- a CDS encoding peptidase M29 — protein MLVERIENRWLAAFTRTFTLCKVQPGEVVAILAETQSRRVNVDLARLALEAMGARVFEVTLTTPALTAPAPVRSTGASDAIGQLGPVVAALARADMVVDCTVEGLLHAPELPAIMKGVDGHMPRLLMVSNEHPEILERTVPDPALEGVVRAAMKKLRGAQQMHVTSAAGTDLRVNLKHGDKQAVVGGVWGFCPKPGMVSHWPAGLALAFPAAGSVNGTLVMAPGDVNLTFKSYLRDTIRLTIENDSVVAIEGQGVDVDMMRGYWKAWEDFEGHRAAYAVSHVGFGLNPAARWDAMAFYDKRDCNGTELRAFAGNFLYSTGANEVAGRHTLGHFDLPMRGCTIRLDDTVVVDAGQVVSAALA, from the coding sequence ATGCTGGTGGAACGAATCGAAAACAGGTGGCTCGCGGCCTTTACCCGCACCTTCACGCTGTGCAAGGTGCAGCCTGGCGAAGTGGTCGCTATTTTGGCGGAAACCCAATCACGCCGGGTCAACGTGGACTTGGCCCGCCTCGCACTGGAGGCCATGGGTGCCCGCGTGTTCGAGGTGACTTTGACCACGCCCGCACTGACAGCGCCTGCGCCCGTGCGCTCTACAGGCGCCAGCGACGCCATTGGCCAGCTCGGCCCGGTGGTGGCTGCATTGGCCCGCGCCGACATGGTGGTGGACTGCACTGTCGAAGGTCTGCTGCACGCGCCCGAGCTGCCGGCCATCATGAAGGGCGTGGACGGCCACATGCCGCGCCTCTTGATGGTGTCCAACGAGCACCCTGAAATTTTAGAGCGCACCGTGCCCGATCCGGCACTCGAAGGCGTGGTGCGTGCCGCCATGAAGAAACTGCGCGGCGCACAACAAATGCACGTCACGTCTGCCGCAGGCACCGACCTGCGTGTGAACCTGAAACATGGCGACAAACAAGCGGTGGTGGGCGGTGTGTGGGGCTTTTGCCCCAAGCCGGGCATGGTGTCGCACTGGCCTGCCGGGCTGGCGCTGGCTTTCCCCGCTGCGGGCAGCGTCAACGGCACGCTGGTCATGGCCCCGGGTGATGTGAACCTGACCTTCAAAAGCTATTTGCGCGACACGATCCGCCTGACGATTGAGAACGACAGCGTGGTCGCCATCGAGGGGCAGGGCGTGGATGTGGACATGATGCGCGGCTACTGGAAAGCCTGGGAAGACTTTGAGGGCCACCGCGCTGCTTATGCCGTGTCGCATGTGGGCTTTGGCCTGAACCCGGCGGCGCGCTGGGACGCCATGGCGTTTTACGACAAGCGCGACTGCAACGGCACCGAGCTGCGAGCTTTTGCGGGCAACTTTTTGTATTCGACCGGAGCCAATGAAGTCGCGGGCCGCCACACCCTTGGCCACTTTGACCTGCCAATGCGCGGCTGCACCATCCGGCTCGACGACACGGTTGTGGTCGATGCGGGCCAAGTCGTGAGCGCGGCGCTGGCATGA
- a CDS encoding flavin reductase family protein — MQFNYHPPMHQAPPSHIKALSPDFETPHFKQALSRFATGVTVITTFAPGAHKGDSASSSFVGITASSFNSVSLTPPLVLWSLGQGASSAPLFHAGTHYVVNVLAADQLDVCNRFAFGKGDRFADTAYTLGESGLPILAGALAWFECHNRSRHEEGDHVIFVGEVERCGFSDGSAPLVYQGGQFSTTAPLA; from the coding sequence ATGCAATTCAACTATCATCCACCCATGCACCAAGCCCCCCCATCTCACATCAAAGCGCTGAGCCCAGACTTTGAAACGCCGCATTTCAAGCAAGCCCTGTCGCGCTTTGCCACGGGCGTGACCGTCATCACCACGTTCGCGCCGGGCGCACACAAAGGGGATTCGGCCAGCAGCAGCTTTGTGGGCATCACCGCCAGTTCATTCAACTCGGTGTCGCTCACGCCCCCGCTGGTGCTGTGGAGCCTGGGGCAAGGCGCCAGCAGCGCACCGCTGTTCCATGCGGGCACGCATTACGTGGTGAATGTGCTGGCCGCCGATCAGCTCGATGTATGCAACCGTTTTGCTTTCGGCAAAGGCGACCGCTTTGCCGATACCGCTTACACGCTGGGCGAGTCGGGTTTGCCCATTTTGGCTGGCGCGCTGGCCTGGTTTGAATGCCACAACCGCAGCCGACACGAAGAAGGCGACCATGTGATTTTTGTGGGCGAGGTGGAGCGCTGCGGTTTCAGCGATGGCTCGGCCCCACTCGTTTACCAGGGCGGTCAGTTCAGCACCACCGCGCCTCTCGCATGA
- a CDS encoding SDR family NAD(P)-dependent oxidoreductase, producing MLNNRHALITGAGAGIGAAIALQLAQAGCRLTLSGRSQDKLQAQAEALRAQVPDVAVLIAPMDVADEHAVQAAVQQAQARFGSVNILVNNAGQAHSAPFAKTDAALWQQMLNVNLTGTYHCIQAVLPGMLEAAASGTPGRIVNIASTAGLKGYAYVSAYVAAKHGVVGLTKALALELARKGVTVNAICPGYTETDIVRHAVQNIVGKTGKSEAEARQALAAGNPQQRLVQPQEVAQSVLWLCAAGSDAINGQSIAIDGGELVA from the coding sequence ATGCTGAACAACCGCCACGCCCTCATCACTGGCGCGGGCGCAGGCATTGGCGCGGCCATCGCACTGCAGCTCGCGCAAGCGGGTTGCCGCTTGACCCTGAGTGGCCGTTCGCAAGACAAGCTGCAGGCGCAAGCCGAGGCGCTGCGTGCACAAGTGCCCGATGTGGCGGTGCTGATCGCGCCCATGGACGTGGCCGATGAACACGCCGTACAAGCGGCGGTGCAGCAGGCCCAGGCCCGCTTTGGTTCGGTGAACATCTTGGTCAACAACGCGGGCCAGGCGCACAGCGCGCCCTTTGCCAAGACCGATGCCGCGCTGTGGCAGCAGATGTTGAACGTCAACCTCACAGGCACCTACCATTGCATCCAGGCAGTGCTGCCGGGCATGCTCGAAGCGGCAGCCAGCGGAACGCCCGGACGCATCGTCAACATCGCCAGCACGGCAGGCCTCAAGGGCTATGCCTATGTCAGCGCCTATGTGGCCGCCAAGCACGGCGTGGTCGGCCTGACCAAAGCGCTCGCGCTCGAGTTGGCGCGCAAGGGCGTGACCGTGAACGCGATTTGCCCCGGCTACACCGAGACCGACATCGTGCGCCACGCCGTGCAAAACATCGTGGGTAAAACCGGCAAGAGCGAAGCCGAAGCGCGCCAAGCCCTGGCCGCAGGCAACCCCCAACAGCGCCTGGTACAACCGCAGGAAGTGGCGCAAAGCGTGCTGTGGCTGTGTGCGGCAGGCAGCGATGCGATCAACGGCCAATCGATTGCCATCGACGGTGGGGAGCTGGTGGCATGA
- a CDS encoding bifunctional salicylyl-CoA 5-hydroxylase/oxidoreductase — protein sequence MKIVCIGGGPSGLYFALLMKKLGHHHDITVVERNKPYDTFGWGVVFSDQTLENMRGWDPETAAEVEQAFNHWDDIELHIKDRVIRSGGHGFVGIGRKKLLNILQERCEQVGVKLLFEQDVNSDLDFPDADLILASDGVNSRVRSRLPEVFKPDIVTRPNRFIWLGTNRQYDAFTFLFEKTEHGWFQAHVYKFDNQTSTFIVECPEHVWLAHGLDKADQDASIAFCEKLFAKNLQGEKLMTNARHLRGSAWLNFQRVKCANWSHFNGNSHVVLMGDAVHTAHFAIGSGTKLALEDAIELVRQFKGLGDTADRIPEVLKHYQAVREIDVIRLQNAAWNAMEWFEVCGERYCDQLEPEQFMYSMLTRSQRISHENLRLRDKAWLEGYEAWFAGRTATPGVRPPMFTPYTQRSVTLKNRVVVSPMAQYMALDGRVGDDHLVHLGARAMGGAGLVMVEMTAPSADGRITHGCPGLWSDEQTEDFKHITDWVHAKSDAKIGLQIGHAGPKGSTCRPWQGPGMDQPVPADDEESNWPLLAASAQPYLPHGDVPRAMSRADMDRVTADFVASTQRAAQAGFDWLELHCAHGYLLSSFISPLTNQRTDEYGGSLANRLRYPLEVFAAVRAAWPKELPMSVRISAHDWVEGGITPTDAVEIARAFKAAGADMIDCSSGQVSAQQKPTYGRMYQTPFADRIRQEAGIATIAVGAISEADHVNSILAAGRADLCAVARPHLANPAWTLTEAARIGFKDIAWPRAYVSGKPQLEAGFARERAQQAATKGD from the coding sequence ATGAAAATTGTGTGCATTGGCGGTGGTCCTTCGGGTTTGTACTTTGCGTTGCTGATGAAAAAGCTCGGCCACCACCACGACATCACCGTGGTGGAGCGCAACAAGCCTTACGACACATTTGGTTGGGGTGTTGTTTTTTCTGACCAGACGCTGGAGAACATGCGCGGGTGGGACCCAGAAACCGCTGCAGAAGTGGAGCAAGCTTTTAACCACTGGGATGACATAGAACTGCACATCAAAGACCGTGTGATCCGATCAGGTGGTCATGGATTTGTGGGGATTGGGCGAAAAAAATTGCTGAATATTTTGCAAGAGCGCTGCGAGCAAGTGGGCGTCAAGCTCTTGTTCGAACAAGATGTGAATTCGGATCTGGATTTTCCCGACGCGGACCTTATCCTGGCCAGCGATGGTGTGAATTCGCGTGTTCGAAGCAGGCTTCCTGAAGTTTTCAAACCAGACATCGTCACTCGGCCCAATCGCTTCATCTGGCTGGGCACCAACCGCCAATACGATGCCTTCACCTTTTTGTTTGAAAAGACCGAGCACGGTTGGTTTCAGGCGCACGTCTATAAATTCGACAACCAGACTTCGACCTTCATCGTCGAGTGCCCCGAGCACGTCTGGCTGGCGCACGGTCTGGACAAAGCCGATCAAGACGCGTCGATTGCTTTTTGTGAAAAGCTTTTCGCAAAGAACCTTCAGGGCGAAAAGTTGATGACCAACGCCCGCCACCTGCGTGGCTCGGCTTGGCTCAACTTTCAGCGGGTCAAGTGCGCCAACTGGTCGCACTTCAACGGCAACAGCCATGTGGTGCTGATGGGCGACGCGGTGCACACCGCTCACTTTGCGATTGGCTCGGGCACCAAGCTTGCGCTCGAAGACGCGATCGAGTTGGTGCGTCAATTCAAAGGGCTGGGCGATACCGCTGACCGCATCCCGGAAGTCCTGAAGCACTACCAAGCTGTGCGAGAGATCGACGTGATCCGCCTGCAAAACGCCGCCTGGAATGCCATGGAGTGGTTCGAAGTGTGCGGTGAACGTTACTGCGACCAGCTCGAACCCGAGCAGTTCATGTATTCCATGCTGACGCGCAGCCAGCGCATCAGCCACGAGAATTTGAGACTGCGCGACAAGGCCTGGTTGGAGGGCTACGAGGCTTGGTTCGCTGGGCGCACGGCCACACCCGGGGTACGTCCACCCATGTTCACGCCCTACACCCAGCGCTCGGTCACCCTCAAAAACCGAGTCGTCGTCTCGCCTATGGCGCAGTACATGGCGCTGGACGGCCGCGTGGGCGATGACCATCTCGTGCACTTGGGCGCACGCGCCATGGGCGGCGCCGGGCTGGTGATGGTCGAGATGACCGCGCCCAGCGCAGACGGCCGCATCACCCACGGCTGTCCGGGCCTGTGGAGCGATGAGCAGACCGAAGATTTCAAACACATCACCGACTGGGTGCATGCCAAGTCTGACGCGAAGATCGGCCTGCAGATCGGCCACGCCGGGCCCAAAGGCTCGACCTGCCGCCCTTGGCAAGGTCCTGGCATGGACCAACCTGTTCCCGCTGACGACGAAGAGAGTAACTGGCCATTGCTGGCGGCCTCGGCTCAGCCCTATTTGCCCCACGGCGATGTGCCCCGCGCCATGTCCCGGGCCGACATGGACCGGGTCACGGCCGACTTCGTGGCCAGCACCCAGCGTGCTGCGCAAGCCGGCTTCGATTGGCTGGAGTTGCACTGCGCCCACGGCTATCTGCTGTCGAGCTTCATCAGCCCGCTCACCAACCAACGCACAGACGAATACGGCGGATCGCTCGCCAACCGCCTGCGTTACCCGCTCGAAGTGTTTGCCGCGGTGCGCGCCGCTTGGCCCAAAGAACTGCCCATGTCGGTGCGCATCTCGGCGCACGATTGGGTAGAAGGCGGCATCACACCGACTGACGCGGTCGAGATCGCCCGCGCCTTCAAGGCTGCAGGTGCTGACATGATCGACTGCTCATCGGGTCAGGTCAGTGCTCAGCAAAAGCCCACTTACGGCCGCATGTACCAAACCCCCTTTGCCGACCGCATTCGCCAAGAAGCGGGCATCGCCACCATCGCGGTGGGCGCCATCAGTGAAGCCGACCACGTCAACAGCATCTTGGCGGCAGGCCGCGCCGACCTGTGCGCTGTGGCTCGGCCGCACCTGGCCAACCCGGCCTGGACGCTGACCGAAGCCGCACGCATTGGCTTCAAAGACATCGCTTGGCCGCGTGCATACGTTTCGGGCAAGCCCCAGCTCGAAGCAGGCTTTGCCCGCGAGCGTGCCCAGCAGGCTGCGACAAAGGGGGATTGA
- a CDS encoding acyl-CoA dehydrogenase family protein, whose amino-acid sequence MSDHPATHPPELDWPFFDDSHRDFKVRLDAWCNAHLAHAHHDESRDAVDAECIRLVRLLGSGGWLKHAVSGTAYGAASDVIDTRQLCLLRETLAFHNGLSDFAFAMQGLGTGAISLMGTADQKQRYLPRVASGQALSAFALSEPDAGSDVAAMQCSATATADGYVLNGRKTWISNGGIADFYVVFARTGEAPGARGITAFIVDADTPGLTIEERIDVVAPHPLATLKFDNCKVDAKQRIGEAGQGFKVAMATLDVFRTSVAAAALGFGRRALHESIAWARSRKMFGQSLGDFQITQTKIAQMATMLDAATLLTYRAAWLRDQGARITREAAMAKMTATENAQQIIDMAVQMHGGMGVKKGVMVESLYREIRALRIYEGATEVQQLIIGKDVLKG is encoded by the coding sequence ATGTCAGACCACCCAGCCACTCACCCGCCCGAACTCGACTGGCCCTTCTTTGATGACAGCCACCGCGACTTCAAAGTGCGGCTGGACGCTTGGTGCAACGCACACCTGGCCCACGCGCACCATGACGAAAGCCGCGACGCGGTGGACGCCGAATGCATCCGTCTGGTGCGCCTGCTGGGCAGCGGCGGTTGGCTAAAACACGCAGTCTCTGGCACGGCCTATGGCGCCGCATCGGATGTGATCGACACCCGCCAGCTCTGCCTGCTGCGCGAGACGCTGGCCTTTCACAACGGCTTGTCTGACTTCGCGTTTGCCATGCAGGGCTTGGGCACAGGCGCCATCAGCCTCATGGGCACAGCCGATCAGAAGCAGCGCTACCTGCCCCGCGTGGCCTCGGGCCAAGCCTTGTCGGCGTTTGCGCTCAGCGAGCCCGATGCCGGCTCGGACGTGGCTGCCATGCAGTGCAGCGCCACCGCCACGGCAGACGGCTATGTGCTCAACGGACGCAAGACCTGGATCAGCAACGGCGGCATTGCCGACTTTTATGTGGTGTTCGCCCGCACAGGCGAAGCGCCGGGCGCACGCGGCATCACGGCTTTCATTGTCGATGCCGACACCCCGGGCTTGACGATTGAAGAGCGCATCGACGTGGTCGCGCCGCACCCGCTGGCCACGCTCAAGTTTGACAACTGCAAGGTCGATGCAAAGCAACGCATTGGCGAAGCGGGCCAGGGCTTCAAGGTCGCCATGGCCACGCTCGATGTGTTCCGCACCTCGGTGGCCGCAGCCGCTTTGGGCTTTGGGCGGCGCGCCTTGCACGAGTCCATCGCTTGGGCGCGTTCGCGCAAGATGTTTGGCCAGAGCTTGGGCGATTTTCAGATCACCCAGACCAAGATCGCGCAGATGGCCACCATGCTGGACGCGGCCACGCTCTTGACGTATCGCGCCGCTTGGCTGCGCGACCAAGGCGCACGCATCACCCGCGAAGCGGCCATGGCCAAGATGACCGCCACCGAAAACGCGCAGCAGATCATCGACATGGCGGTGCAGATGCACGGCGGCATGGGCGTTAAGAAGGGCGTGATGGTGGAGTCGCTGTACCGGGAGATCCGGGCTTTGCGGATTTACGAAGGGGCGACGGAAGTGCAGCAGCTGATCATTGGCAAGGATGTGTTGAAGGGGTGA
- a CDS encoding RidA family protein gives MFNVLQPEGWAPAKGYANGIEARGRMVFVAGMIGWNGQAQFETDDFVAQCRQALQNIVDTLACAGAGPQHMARMTWYVKDKKEYLARGKELGKVYQEVIGKNYPAMTLVQVADLVEDRAQVEIEVTAVVPE, from the coding sequence ATGTTCAACGTCTTGCAACCCGAAGGCTGGGCACCCGCCAAAGGCTATGCCAACGGCATCGAAGCGCGTGGCCGCATGGTGTTCGTCGCAGGCATGATCGGCTGGAACGGCCAAGCCCAATTCGAGACCGACGACTTTGTGGCCCAGTGCCGCCAGGCCCTGCAAAACATCGTTGACACGCTCGCTTGCGCAGGCGCAGGCCCGCAGCACATGGCCCGCATGACCTGGTACGTCAAGGACAAAAAGGAATACCTCGCACGCGGCAAGGAGCTGGGCAAGGTCTACCAAGAAGTCATTGGCAAGAACTATCCCGCCATGACGCTGGTGCAGGTGGCCGATCTGGTGGAAGACCGCGCCCAAGTGGAGATCGAAGTCACGGCGGTGGTGCCGGAGTGA
- a CDS encoding MarR family winged helix-turn-helix transcriptional regulator, with translation MSNSAGFVDDYLAYLLARASHLISSEFHAVVEASGLSLMEWRVMASLSGKDALSVGELADIVLAKQPTVTKLVGRMAEAGWVQRVDAPHDKRQSLVSLTPAGRRKVKPLLGQAQAHEAQVMADIGVSEVAQLKRVLERMISVRA, from the coding sequence ATGAGCAACTCGGCAGGCTTTGTCGACGACTACTTGGCCTACTTGCTGGCACGCGCCAGCCATTTGATTTCGAGCGAGTTCCACGCCGTGGTCGAAGCCAGCGGCCTGAGCCTGATGGAATGGCGCGTCATGGCCAGCCTGTCGGGCAAAGACGCCCTGAGTGTGGGTGAGTTGGCCGACATCGTGCTGGCCAAGCAACCCACGGTGACCAAACTGGTTGGACGCATGGCCGAGGCCGGCTGGGTTCAGCGCGTGGACGCGCCGCACGACAAACGCCAATCCCTGGTCAGCCTCACACCCGCAGGCCGTCGCAAAGTCAAACCCCTGCTGGGCCAAGCCCAGGCCCATGAAGCACAGGTGATGGCCGACATCGGCGTGAGCGAAGTGGCTCAACTCAAAAGGGTCTTGGAGCGGATGATTTCGGTGCGGGCATGA